From one Caldithrix abyssi DSM 13497 genomic stretch:
- a CDS encoding nucleotidyltransferase domain-containing protein produces the protein MKMKKIKLVLNNILIDFGVTIDKMYLFGSRAGEKYGRFSDYDILVVTKQDLSIEKKKILSKNIRKKFAQLHIDLDILIKSSNELKQSRNKTGSVIKQAIKEGILL, from the coding sequence ATGAAAATGAAAAAAATTAAGCTTGTTTTAAATAATATTTTAATAGACTTTGGGGTAACAATAGATAAAATGTACTTGTTCGGCTCCAGAGCAGGTGAAAAATATGGGCGCTTTAGCGATTACGATATTTTAGTCGTTACTAAACAAGATTTGTCAATCGAAAAGAAAAAAATTTTGAGCAAGAATATTCGCAAAAAATTTGCCCAATTACATATTGATCTGGATATTTTAATAAAAAGTTCAAATGAATTAAAACAATCCCGGAATAAAACTGGAAGCGTCATTAAACAGGCCATTAAAGAAGGAATTTTACTTTAA
- the amrA gene encoding AmmeMemoRadiSam system protein A gives MDQSGGVMEFNLNQDEKKYLLQLARETIKARLFGRPLPQPEAISENLKTNTGAFVTLNKNGRLRGCIGYVVGLKPLYQAIQELAIAAAFNDPRFPPLEKEELDDVEIEISVLTPLEPVKDISEIETGKHGLMVRNGFYEGLLLPQVASEYGWDRETFLSETCLKAGLPPTAWQDPRTEIFKFSALIFSENDGKR, from the coding sequence ATGGATCAAAGCGGAGGCGTGATGGAATTTAATCTAAACCAGGATGAAAAAAAATATCTATTACAGTTAGCTCGAGAAACCATTAAAGCGCGTTTGTTCGGCCGGCCCTTGCCGCAGCCGGAAGCGATTTCTGAAAATTTAAAGACCAACACCGGGGCCTTTGTAACTCTGAACAAAAACGGGCGGTTGCGTGGCTGCATCGGTTATGTGGTTGGCCTTAAGCCGCTTTATCAGGCCATTCAGGAGCTGGCTATTGCCGCGGCCTTTAATGATCCGCGCTTTCCGCCGTTAGAAAAAGAAGAATTGGACGATGTGGAAATTGAGATTTCGGTGCTTACGCCTTTAGAGCCGGTGAAGGATATTTCAGAAATTGAAACAGGCAAGCACGGCCTAATGGTGCGCAACGGTTTTTACGAAGGATTGCTCCTGCCTCAGGTGGCCAGCGAATATGGCTGGGACCGCGAGACGTTTTTGAGTGAAACCTGTTTAAAAGCGGGTCTTCCGCCAACGGCCTGGCAGGATCCGCGCACAGAAATCTTTAAATTTTCAGCCTTAATATTCAGTGAGAATGATGGGAAACGTTAA
- a CDS encoding RecQ family ATP-dependent DNA helicase: MTLQQALKKYFGFDRFREPQETIIEQILNGRHTLCIMPTGSGKSILYQLPALLLPDLTLVISPLIALMKDQVDALRKKGIEATFINASLSRQEREKRQKQIKQGRYKLLYVTPERFRKDEFLEIIAARTISLFAVDEAHCISEWGHDFRPDYTRLGEIRELLGNPTTIALTATATPRVQQDIIKQLRLKEVKIFHTGIERPNLFLGVDEVFGEDEKFDIIAQHIEKLSTGSGIVYFALIQDLLKMSERLKKAKIEHLVYHGKLEASLRKKIQNNFMQGQRTVVLATNAFGMGIDKFDIRFVLHAQIPGSIEAYYQEIGRAGRDGLPSNCILLYDQQDLNIQMEFIKWNNPSSDFFYRAYQILHEHLEEVNANGMEYFKEQLTFKNRHDYRAETVLSLFDRWGVTVGSIEERNLQIIDELPEEWLDEQHLERKLKMEQMQLYQMMQYAKLETCRKAFIHEYFGINHGTHCASCDNCQKG; this comes from the coding sequence ATGACCCTGCAGCAAGCTTTAAAAAAATATTTTGGATTTGATCGGTTCAGAGAACCGCAGGAAACCATTATTGAACAGATTTTAAACGGACGCCATACTCTGTGCATCATGCCAACCGGCTCAGGCAAATCCATCCTTTACCAGCTGCCTGCCCTGCTGTTGCCGGATTTAACTCTAGTCATTTCTCCGTTAATCGCCCTGATGAAAGATCAGGTGGACGCCCTGCGCAAAAAGGGCATTGAGGCCACGTTTATCAACGCCTCGCTTTCGCGCCAGGAACGGGAAAAGAGACAGAAGCAAATTAAACAGGGAAGGTATAAACTGCTTTATGTAACCCCGGAACGCTTCAGGAAGGATGAGTTTCTGGAAATCATTGCCGCGCGCACCATCAGTCTTTTTGCAGTGGACGAAGCCCATTGCATTAGCGAGTGGGGACATGATTTCAGGCCCGATTACACCCGCCTCGGAGAAATAAGAGAGCTTCTGGGCAATCCCACAACCATTGCTCTGACCGCAACGGCTACCCCCCGCGTTCAGCAGGACATCATCAAACAACTACGGCTGAAAGAGGTGAAAATTTTCCATACCGGTATTGAGCGCCCTAATTTGTTCCTTGGCGTGGACGAAGTGTTTGGCGAAGATGAAAAGTTCGATATTATCGCGCAGCATATTGAAAAATTAAGCACAGGTTCAGGCATTGTGTATTTTGCCCTTATTCAGGATTTGCTTAAAATGAGCGAACGGCTGAAAAAGGCAAAAATCGAACATCTGGTTTATCATGGTAAGCTCGAAGCCAGCCTGCGCAAAAAAATACAGAACAACTTCATGCAGGGACAGCGCACAGTGGTCCTGGCCACCAATGCCTTTGGTATGGGCATCGACAAGTTCGACATCCGCTTTGTTTTGCACGCCCAGATACCGGGCTCTATCGAAGCCTATTATCAGGAGATCGGCCGCGCCGGCAGAGACGGCCTCCCATCTAATTGTATTCTGCTCTACGATCAACAGGATTTGAATATTCAGATGGAATTTATCAAATGGAACAATCCCTCCTCAGATTTTTTTTATCGCGCCTACCAAATTTTACATGAACATCTGGAAGAGGTGAACGCTAACGGAATGGAATATTTTAAAGAACAATTGACGTTCAAAAATCGCCACGATTACCGGGCCGAAACCGTGCTCTCTTTATTTGATCGCTGGGGCGTCACAGTGGGCAGTATTGAAGAACGCAACCTGCAAATTATCGACGAACTGCCTGAAGAATGGCTGGATGAACAACATTTAGAAAGAAAATTAAAAATGGAGCAAATGCAGCTCTATCAGATGATGCAGTATGCTAAATTAGAAACCTGCCGTAAAGCGTTCATTCACGAATACTTTGGAATTAACCACGGAACGCATTGCGCTTCGTGCGATAACTGCCAAAAAGGTTAA
- a CDS encoding ISL3 family transposase — MKDKELFKQILGLSHPWEVSKVDLDIANEEVEIEIIYKSKKGFCPECEVEYDIYDHREKRRWRHLDTCQMKTYIVCKVPRIKCKEHGVKTIKVPWAEKSSRTTLLFERFAIELLLASKNQSKTAQFLRISFDMLHHIMSKAVERGLSRRTEEDIKYIGIDEKSMKRGHTYVSVLSDSERRRVIDVSEGRTTSSASSLINKGLTEKQKEGLKAVSMDMWKAFIKAVQKELPNASIVHDKFHIMKYLNDGVDKTRREEARKLQKSNDKTLVKSKYLFLKNLENMTDKQLSRFRKIQELNLITSQAWAAKENFKEFFRSETINDAKFFFAEWYQDIKERSLNKMIKVAKMLIAHSDGLLNYIRYQIDNSVAEWLNGKIQEIKTVGRGFRKFENFRIAILFFLGKLDLFPQESQ; from the coding sequence ATGAAAGATAAAGAATTATTTAAACAGATTTTGGGACTTTCGCATCCCTGGGAAGTTTCTAAAGTTGACTTAGATATTGCGAATGAGGAAGTAGAAATAGAGATTATCTATAAGTCAAAAAAAGGTTTTTGTCCCGAATGCGAAGTGGAATATGATATTTATGATCACCGCGAAAAACGTCGTTGGCGGCATTTGGATACATGCCAAATGAAGACCTATATTGTCTGCAAAGTACCCCGCATTAAATGCAAGGAACATGGAGTAAAAACGATCAAAGTACCTTGGGCAGAAAAGTCGAGTCGAACGACTTTATTATTTGAACGTTTTGCTATTGAGTTATTACTGGCCTCCAAGAACCAGAGCAAAACGGCACAATTTTTACGGATCAGCTTTGATATGCTTCATCATATAATGAGCAAAGCAGTGGAACGCGGGCTATCACGCCGAACGGAAGAGGACATTAAATATATCGGGATAGATGAGAAGAGTATGAAAAGAGGTCATACTTATGTAAGCGTATTATCCGATAGTGAAAGAAGACGTGTAATAGATGTAAGTGAAGGTCGCACAACAAGCTCTGCCAGTTCGTTAATAAACAAGGGATTAACAGAGAAACAAAAGGAGGGCCTCAAAGCGGTCAGTATGGATATGTGGAAAGCTTTTATTAAAGCTGTTCAAAAGGAGCTTCCCAATGCTTCCATAGTGCATGACAAATTTCATATAATGAAGTATTTAAATGATGGAGTGGATAAAACCAGACGAGAGGAAGCCCGTAAATTACAAAAATCTAATGATAAAACCTTAGTGAAAAGTAAATATTTATTTTTAAAGAATCTGGAAAATATGACGGACAAGCAATTATCGCGTTTCAGAAAAATTCAAGAACTTAACCTTATCACTTCCCAGGCTTGGGCGGCCAAAGAGAACTTCAAAGAATTCTTTAGGAGTGAAACAATAAATGATGCGAAATTTTTTTTTGCGGAATGGTATCAGGATATTAAGGAACGTTCTTTAAATAAAATGATTAAAGTAGCAAAAATGCTCATTGCTCATTCAGATGGCTTATTAAACTATATAAGATATCAGATAGATAATTCAGTAGCCGAATGGTTGAACGGCAAGATACAGGAGATAAAAACAGTTGGTAGAGGCTTTAGAAAATTTGAAAATTTTAGGATAGCAATACTTTTCTTTCTTGGTAAATTAGACCTTTTTCCACAGGAATCCCAGTAG
- a CDS encoding HEPN domain-containing protein, with the protein MKNYHLQWIQKAIEDLTVVEHELSFPANEIPTGAVCFHAQQCVEKLLKAFLVYHNQEFGRTHNIEFLIQLCSEIDKDFAHLPSGDLSFYAVEVRYPDDFYTPSIEEAQECYSLAITVKKFVFEKLKLPDKFP; encoded by the coding sequence ATGAAGAATTATCATCTTCAATGGATTCAAAAAGCGATAGAAGATTTAACCGTTGTAGAACATGAACTTTCCTTTCCTGCTAATGAAATACCTACAGGAGCAGTTTGCTTTCATGCCCAACAATGTGTCGAAAAGCTATTAAAAGCATTTTTAGTTTATCATAATCAAGAATTCGGGCGCACGCACAATATCGAATTTTTAATTCAACTTTGCTCAGAAATTGATAAGGATTTTGCCCATTTACCAAGCGGAGATTTAAGTTTCTATGCCGTAGAAGTACGTTATCCAGACGATTTTTATACACCATCGATTGAAGAAGCGCAGGAGTGTTATTCTTTAGCAATTACTGTTAAAAAATTTGTTTTTGAAAAACTTAAATTGCCTGATAAGTTTCCTTGA
- a CDS encoding cation diffusion facilitator family transporter, translated as MMGNVNFKERATIARRVTWVGIIWNLVLIAIKFVAGFLAHSSALIADAFHSVSDFGSDIAVLISVRLSNRPVDDTHHYGHGKIETLASIIITVFLFFVAIGILIKGSLKIIDFYKGVPLDHPGLAAFLAAILSIIVKEGLYQYTLKKGQQIKSSALIANAWHHRTDAFTSIAVSVGIGGAYFLGKQYLIMDPIAAILVSVFILNYVRTSFQEGINELLEASLGQEMTDQIMEISKQVNGVYLPHNLKTRRIGNTIAIDMHIKVKPTLSVVEAHQIASDLENALKKEFGEDSFISIHVEPYYQEGHLK; from the coding sequence ATGATGGGAAACGTTAATTTTAAAGAGCGGGCGACAATCGCCCGAAGGGTAACCTGGGTTGGCATTATCTGGAACTTAGTGCTGATCGCCATTAAATTTGTAGCCGGGTTTCTGGCGCACAGTTCCGCGTTGATTGCCGACGCCTTTCATTCGGTTTCGGATTTTGGCAGCGACATTGCCGTTTTGATCAGCGTGCGGCTTTCTAACCGTCCGGTTGACGACACGCATCATTATGGCCACGGTAAAATTGAAACCCTGGCTTCCATTATCATTACAGTTTTCCTTTTTTTTGTGGCTATAGGCATTTTAATTAAAGGCAGTTTAAAAATTATCGATTTTTACAAAGGCGTGCCGTTAGATCATCCCGGCCTGGCTGCCTTTTTAGCTGCCATTCTTTCCATTATTGTTAAAGAAGGATTGTACCAATACACGTTAAAAAAAGGGCAGCAAATCAAAAGCAGCGCGTTAATTGCCAATGCCTGGCACCACCGTACAGACGCCTTCACCTCGATCGCCGTATCCGTTGGCATTGGCGGCGCCTATTTTTTGGGCAAACAGTATTTAATCATGGACCCCATCGCCGCCATACTGGTAAGTGTTTTCATCCTTAATTATGTGCGTACTTCCTTTCAGGAGGGGATTAATGAATTGCTGGAAGCTTCGCTTGGACAGGAAATGACCGACCAGATAATGGAAATAAGCAAACAGGTTAACGGGGTTTACCTGCCGCATAATTTAAAAACGCGGCGCATCGGCAACACCATTGCCATCGACATGCACATTAAGGTCAAACCCACCCTTTCGGTAGTGGAAGCGCATCAGATTGCCAGCGATCTGGAAAACGCCTTAAAAAAAGAGTTTGGCGAAGACAGTTTTATTTCAATCCATGTGGAGCCGTATTATCAGGAAGGACATTTGAAATAA